The nucleotide window CAATAGAGGAGGCTATTACGGCTGTAGGCTGTTATCACAGTCACACATCATTAGCGAGGAATCACTACTgctgacactgacacacacacacgcacgcacacacacacaaacacacgcaagatGTACATACAAAGAGGTGGCCACACATCCATAACACAATGGCGGTGGTGTGGCTGATGAATAATCCTGTCATTTGTTAGACAACAGAGTAGAATGAATTAACCTTCAGCCATTACTGTTCTCACcaatgtctgcgtgtgtgtagacGGGGATGTTGAAATTCAAATTTTCATGCTTCTGTTATCAAAGCAAAATGACACGTCTTGCACGTACGCCCTCGGccacacaccaaacaacaacaatgcacatcgtgacgcagagagagaggtgtgtgtgtgtgtgtgtgtgtgtgtgtgtgtctgtgtgtgtgtgtgtgtgtgtgtgcgtgcgtgcatgtgtgttacagTACTTTATAGAGTATATAAACTCTTCCATAAGCTAATACTTCATAATATGGAAGTGCATATCTAGGTTCTGCATTTGACGTTTGTTCTTTCCGTGTGTTCTCGTAAAGATGATGTGCTGGCGCAGAGATAAATATTGTCTACCTCTTGTGCTGATGCTCTTCTCTACAAAGTGGCCCCAGGTGAGAATGAAGgctatattttttaaagtgtCAGAAATTATTTACAACTCAGTGTCAGCTTTTTACGACTTTCAACCAGTCTAACAACATGGATGAGTCTGAACAATTTTACGCTTAATCTGTCCAATTTCCTATGCAGAAACATAAATTTAAAGCAGGCTCAGTCAATATGGTGTTaccaattttcttttttttttaaatggccgttataaaataaaatgtgtgtgggCGGGCTCTGTGACTCAGGCTGCTAGCGCACCAACCACGTAGGCAGGATGCCTTCTAGCGACCCAGGTTCCATGCCCACCTGTACTCCAATGACATTGCTTCTCTTTTTTCCAACCCaatttcctgtctctcttcactgTCCAATCCTTAAAGGCACAAAAAAAGCCCCAAAAAATACAGCAAAGAAAAAGACAGGACCACACCAGTCCGAGGGAACAAAACATTGCCAACGCCTCTCTTTCTCGGCTAAATCCTCCACGAACAATATAATTTCTTTGAAATGACTTTGTTGTGCCGAAGAGCATGTGGTCGAAGAGCACTGAGGTCAGTGTGTATTAATCACCACACCAGTAGTCCACTTAACCTGATAATGCCATTAACAAAGCTTGGTTTTGTTTGAGTTTCGTGTGCTTGGctgttacaagctgttttgcaAAAACCgactcttctgacatcacaagtgggcgttgTGTGAAAAAACCTTGTGTAAccgctaatcacactcacacctggtgctataacatgtcacctttaagcGTCACACTTCCGATTAAACCATCTTCCACAATGCGACAAAAGCCACTCAATGAATTGCTTGAACAAGCCATGTGTTTTCAAGACATCTTAGGGCCCTAATGCGCGGTTTGGTCATCCCAGTCGCCGCGGGGCTGGAGCAGAGCCCCCTTTGGGACTTGCTCTCTACAATTGACCTCAAAGACCTTAATCTGTTCCATGAcgcaccaacccccccccccccccccccccccccccccccccgtcttctCTTCCCCCAGCCAGCCTCctcattgtacattgtatttcttgattgatttatttacaCCGCGCCACAATAGCCTCACTCGTTCCCCCTTCACTGGGGACATGAATAAGCGCACGCTTCTCGTCTCGTTGGTAAACACGTCCCCGTCAGCCTCCTTATCTTCACCTTCTGCATCTATCTGGCTTTGTATTCTAACCGCTCCCCCCTGGTCGCTCCATAggtactcctcctcccccccccctcccctacccccaCTAACCTAATTAAAATCAACTTTCCATCTTTTCTTTACTTCctatctctcttcatctctttcCAATTCTACCCTTTTTCCGGCTTCCTCTCTGTCCAACAGCTATTTGATCTGGCCTTAATTAAACCtctttgtggtgtgtgtgtgtgtgtgtgtgtgtgtgtgtgtgtgtgtgtgtgtgtgtgtgtgtgtgtgtgtgtgtgtgtgtgtgtgtgtgtgtgtgtgtgcctgtgcgcgcgtgtgcctGAGcattgctgtgtgtatgtgcgtgcgtgcctgttttCTGGTGGTCTGACGTGTGCCGGTGGTCTGCCTTGATGGACTCTACAATGTCATAGTGACACACATATGCAAGGCAGGGGTATTGCTGCTGCACATTAACAAGGCAACACACATAAACCTCCTCCTGATGTCCACCATCCTCCTTTTAGCATTGTTAGTCAGTCTGGGAAACGTAAGGGAGTTACGTGATTCAAATGTGAATGATTACCTCCTTTTTTCCTTCAAAGGAGGTTTATAGGTCAGAGCGGAGGCAGTTCCTCAAAATGGTCAAGTAAAGGTCTAACCTCGGGGGCGGATCGAATTACTCCAATATAAACATCTCACCGTTTGGGATACACTGAAATAAGCCAGCAGTAAATTAACAATTCATGTGGATCGCCTATTAGAGGAAACGAATGACAACTTCTCAAAGAGAGACTGAGGATGTGTTCAGAGAGGTAACAACAGGAAACCAGGATTCCCCGTCTTGTTTCGGTCGATAATTAGATCAATACTGTTTTACTTTGTCAAATTGCGGTTATTGCTCTGGCTTGGAGGCAGGACGGTTATTCCTGTCGCTTTTTAAGTTACTACAACTGTACACTTCATAGACGTCCACTGACCAAAATCAAAGTGAAACTAACTGTGAATTGTACAGCTAGGTAAAGCTACAGTTTCAGCTCAGCGGTCCCAGGTGTGGACGGCTCAGTCGGCCGTGCTGGGATCAGATCAGAGTCTGTGAGGACTATTAAGGCAGTGGTGTTGTTCCCTGTGCACAGTTTGGAGAGGACAGCAGTTGTCACAAAGGGCTTCCCATTGGGGGAAAGGCAGCAGCTACATTTGTAGACAACCGCATGAGGAACTGACTGCCTTTAGATGTGACGTGCAAGAATTTAAAGTCAAGTGTGGTTTACCATTTGCAGAACTGGAACAGTTTAAAATAAAGACATGTTTTAACTGCAATTTATTAGtatgttttttctttcagaTATCTCCTTGATATGCTTGCATGATATGATGTGATACTACGGCGTGTTAATGCTGCATTTTATCACATCCGAACCGTTTAATCTCCAGTGAACATCAGCATTCCTAATACGCATCTGAGACTGAAGACGATATCTCCGTTAGAAAGTGGAACCATGATAACACGAAAAACCACAGAAACGGGCTCACGCACAGAGCCATTCTCCCCAGCTGACTCCCACTCCACCACGGAGAACTTCAACAACTTTGGCGCAAACTGAAAAAGCTGCCATAAGCAAGCTACAAGGAAATGATGTGGTTATGTTTCTTGGTGTGTCGCATTTCaatttgtaatgtgtgtgtgtgtgtgtgtgtgtgtgtgtgtgtgtgtgtgtgtgtgtgtgtgtgtgtgtgtgtgtgtgtgtgtgtgtgtgtgtgtgtgtgtgtgtgttaccagcaACAGCATCCTGATTGAATGGAAGATCCCATAGAGTTGTGTAGAAAAATTTCTCGGCTCATACGAAAGATAAAGCAGGGAGATTGTGGTCTCAcctggaatacacacacacaaacaaacacacgcacacactgttaGAATTGCATGTTTGAACTCCCTTTGTTTTTCAGCTGTTCTATTGAATTATGCAAATGGTTTGGATGTCATTTTTTTGACAGGCCCAACTGTTACAATTCGACTGAGAGTTGAATTTCACCACGGCATCATTTCACCTGTCGAACATgagcaccagtgtgtgtgtgtgtgtgtgtgtgtgtgtgtgtgtgtgtctgtgtctgtgtctgtgtctgtgtgtgtgtgtgtgtgcgtgcacacacgcgGATGCTGTGTGTTCCCTTACCGACAGCTACCAGATTGTTAATGAATGTACAGACGATCAATAGCAGCAGCTTGAACCTTCCCCGATCAGGCCTCTCCTTGAACACCACCGCCAGAGACCTTCTGGCATGTGACAGGATGCTGGGGGTGGCGTCATCCTCGCTGCTAGGGTTAATAGactgaggagggaggaaggaagggagaaaggaaggaaggatggaaaGTACTATAAAATACAGTACATTTGGAGGCCCATTATACATTTGACTAATATTCACTTTTATTAATCTGAATGGAAAATGTTTACATTCCCATCAATAATAAGTCCACAAATATATTATAGCATCATGGAACTCCCTTGTTACATTTTGGCATCACACACTCAGCTGGTcgatataaaaatataaatcttGAAATCGGCTTTATTTAATTGGCTTTAAAATTAAAATTGCCACCTATTGCAATGGATGCTCCTCTTAATTTCACAGTTTGGCTTGCTTAATTAAAAGGTTATATGACCTTTGCTCACTGTGTCCAAACGTGTGCTTGGGTTTCCCTAACTCATGTTCCTTGTCATGCTATTTTTCTATGTTATGGCTGCAATGTCAGGCTGGCTCCATTAACCATGACCCTCTAGGAAGTGGGAAAGTAATGCTGCTTTTGATAAAAcatcaaataaattaatataaatggCAAATTCCAGTATGACATGACTGTGTTGGCACCGAATATCTGGTTTCCCTCTAACTTTTCTTGAAATCAAATACACTGCTTCACAGAGGTGTCATCTGAGGACATATATAGATGTtgctcataacactaattatggCTCTGCCACCTTCATGTAACAGGGCACAGTTACACAGTTTACACTAAACTAGTGAGGATACGTCTGGAACCCGTGCCCTTGTACATTAAAGTTTATTAAATGTACTATtacatttaaacaaataaagtgaaaaacaaGGTTATTCATCTTCATTATTTTAAATAGGAGGTATGTAATGTAAGTCACATATTCCCCATTGATAGGCGGTCTGAGCACCAAATGCTATTTGTCTACGATGTAGCTTAACATGTAAATTAACAGTTGTGGAGCCTCTGCGGCAGAAAGATCCGGACTTTGGACAACCTCCCTTCAGGAACGCCCATATTTGGGCATTACACTGGGCAATCAGTATTATGACTGGCAGGTGCCCCAAACCTGGAGGTGAGGCAGCTGCAATCAATTGGTAATCACTAAGCAGCCTGTTCTTCAGGAAAAGCTCtctgaggccacgtttatacgtagcagggtatttatagaaacaaatatttccccccctccgttttcaaaaataacattgtgcacacaacatcgttttcaaaatagttgtcgtttacatcaaaacgcataaatacgccgtcgagcgcagttaaagccatgcaagccaatcagaatccgcagaatcaacaacaacgaataacacaagcgtcttcctgtaacaaacaaaccgtaaacatagggcgctcatatgacgttaagcatttcctggcgcataatgtgacgcttcagaacctaaaaccccgtttccccccgttgacacgacaacacataaccggcgttttcagaaatctccactttggccggagtttttagaaatgatcgttttctgtgacaaaaacagcgttttcgtgtaaatgagaggccaaaccgcgtggaaatatctgcgttttccctttgtgtaaacggggcctcagtCACCGAGCAGAAGTTTAAAGATGTGACCCGGACGACTACTGTAAGTGAAAAGAAGTTTGACACGGTCGGGTGAAGATGTTTTGTTAGTTTGGGATCGCCTATCCCCTCTCCCTCAGGAGTTTACATAAGTCGGGATTTCCTTGAAATAAGTCTGCTGTCGTGATCAATCAACCCATCTCTGCTGCACACTGATCAATCAACCCATCTCTGCTGCACACTGCAGCCACGGAAGCATAACGCATGAACAGTTGTGTGTCTCATCATATCTCATGAAATTATAGTTGTCAGAAACGCAAATTGCTTCCCAGTTGGAATACGCGTGATCGCTGCTAAACATAACATTTACCTCACGATAAATTAAGTGCTACTGGGTGTTTTGAAGTCAGCTGAATGTCGTCTATTCAAAACGACTTCTCAGGAAAAATATGgtctccttttctcttctttctgAATACATCCAAATCTTCCATCTATGCCTAAACAATAGTCATAGCCTTCATTTAGAAGCATGTCTAAAAAAGCATAGTAAATCTTTTGTTGCCGATGACAGCAACATTATCCCACTTTGATGACTGCGCCTTACGCAGAATCACTGCGTTTGCAATGATCTTCTCTTTGCATCATCATGCATGATCATTGTCATTGTATGATCATTGTAAACAAATCATCTAGTTTATTTCAGGCTGTCAGGCCTGCCTGATTAACCATGACAGCCAGGATAGACATGCGATTTTATGGCGAATGTAGCATTTTTTGCATAACTACGCTTTGCTCTTGCTTTTTCTCAGAAAGAGTTGACTTGTACGTCACTCAAATCCTATTGAGCCCGAGTGACATCATTTTATCACTCAGGATTCAGGCGGTTGCCCAGGGCCTGCCTGTTGGTATTCTGAGAGAATCTGCGGCAACCCCCCAGTTCAGTTAGAATCGTGATTAAACGTCTGCCGGCACCTCGACACGATCCAGGGATTTATTCCACTTCTATTCAACTCAAAAGATGTGATGATGTGTCTGCATTGTTAGACAATGTAGATCCACAGACAGGACATGACAAGATATCCAAGAACAATGGGATTTGAATGTTTAACCGAGCTTTGAGAAGTCAATCTCATGGAATCAATGGGCTGTCTTGATTTTGGAATCGCATTATTAAATTGCACTTCTTGGTTCTACCCTAATAAAATGCACTATTCTTTGGCATAATGGACTTTAGGGGATAAAACAGCCTCGCAACAGTTtgaaatcattttaaaacatctATCGTGATCTGCGACGCACCAAAAGCAAATAGGTCCTATTTTATAGTTTGGTGTAGTACGTGGCTGTGAAATGAAGCCTTGTAAATCCGTGTTACACTTCGGCTCTACGGTCGTGGTGGGGGATAGCtgttataattaataataaagctTGTAATTCATGTTTTAATAAACCATTTGATTAATTGATTATATTTATGAATGTACCATTTACAGAATGTTGATGGCTGATGTAGTGAGGGGGTAGGGAAGTCCTTGGGGGTATCGTAAGAAAACAGGACACTGGAGCAGATCATGGGACTGCTCTTCATTTTAGGAcagctaccctttttttttcaaaacatttgaacaccctacaaaatggctgACATCCTAGTCAAACTTGAACAACGCTGCCTTTAGTCCGCTTACCCCATATGAGGATGTAAGTCGGGCTGGTATGATGGGGTCGCGTAACCAGACGAGGATGTATACAATGGAGAGAAGTTGACAACCGCAGAAGGAAGAGAAGGCTATTACCATCCCCCAATCTTGCTCCTCCAGATATCCACCTTGaaaataatttgaaaaatgatATTGCTATGTATAATTAATTGTATTATCTGTCATAAATTAATAATGCACCCAAATATTATAACGGTATGATAGAAGTCCTTTTGTTGCACAGAGTACAGTGAAATTGAGCAACACTTCCAACGCGGAATTCACACATACCTTACGGCAATTAGAAATAGAGGAAAAAAAACTGGACTTAATTATGGTGCTAAAAATAGTATACGTCTTCTCCAAAGCCTATAACACAATAATATATAAAACTGCAACCTATTAaacaataagataaaaaaaCAAGGATGAAACGAATTCTCAACTATACAGCAATAACCTCTGCATAAAACTCTACTTTAAGGGAGTTTACCTAGCAAGAAGCCAATGGTGCCACCCACAAAAACCATGGCCTCGGCCACGGCCATACGCAGAGTCCTGTTCACTCCTTCATTACTGGCTGTGAGATCTGCGAGATAACTGAAAGAACTGACAGGGAGAAGAGAGTTGTTTTTATGCTTATTAATCATAGTTGTATTCATCATAATTGTAGAGGGTTGGCTAAAGGTATTCATATGGCAAATCCTCTAATTTACTTGTTTTACAAAAACCAAACCTGATCTTTCTAATTATTCCACATTAAAACCTAATCGTTTATACTAATGTCAATCATAAATGTACAAGCATGCGTGGCCATCAATTTGCCAACCAATATAACACAGCTGGGGCTAATCTACCTTGCCTGCCTCTACTTGCCTAAATGTCGTGTTCGATTTTGAAATATAACACATTGGAGAACCAAGCGTCGAACACATTGTTTTCAGCAGAAGAAGTTAAGACAAGATTAAGAAGAAATGCATTGATCCGATTCGGGAAACAAATCTAGTCaataaaatatagaataaatatccacacaaatatttttaaatatattttttatctaatAGATTAATCACCTCTGGTGAAAGAATACAAGCCCCATACTTGTGGCGTGTGTTTTAGCGTATGCATATTTACCTTAAGAACAGGGAACTTGTACCTCCCGAAAGTCCGACCAAGCCGGCCGCCATCAGCATCCAGAGTACCCCCAACTGGTCCACCATCGCTATGGCGATGAGCAGGCCTCCGCTGGCCAGGGAAAGGATACAGGGCAATAGCAGAACCAAACTGCGCCTGCTGCCCCGAAAACCTGTCCCAAACAAAAGCCATTTGCGGGACTGTCAGCAGAGATGCATATTGCTTGATATTTCACCACATTTCATCGTACTTTTGACAACCCCAGATTAGATTTTCTTTTGTCACTGTTTATATTTGCTTACCGTAATTTCCATTGTATTCAAACATTTCTCTTAAGTTGCTAAAAGTTTTCAAATGTTATACAATGTGACAGCTGGTTTACACAAGGAACCCTCTATAAAAGGAGTCTGCACAGTTCATACTGTTCCCAAGGTCTTTAGTCTCCCCGACTATAAACAAGATCTACGCTTTGATCCGATTGGATCTTCATCTATTATACAATTTGATGTGCGTGTTTATCTTGTCCATCAAGACATGCGCTCTCATTACTGAAGACAGATAACTtctcagaagaaaatatgttatatgctgaataaataaataaataaagattccTGTCAAGTGTAAGTAGGCTAAACCACTGGCATGGGTTTGACTGTAATCAATAACACATTAAGAATAACCCTGTTAAGTTTAGCAATAAACAACGACGATTTAATACATCTATTGGATATGACAAACAAAGAAATCTTTATAAGCCGCGTAGGAACATATTAGATATTATACCAGATATTACAAAATGCATCAAATGTTGTATCCATCTGAAAGGTCTCAATGACAGCAACTAGTGTCAAAGCGTATTAATAGTCAACACAAAAGCACGGAAACAACCCGGAGAACATTCTCCATCTGAGAGCTTTAATTAAACATGACTCTTAATAATGCATTCGTTTTTTTGCATGAAATATTTATACGTTGTAAATATCTTGTCACAGGCTCATCCAACAGGCCGAGTTATTGTTTGTTACGCAAAAGGTTGTGCGCTTGTGTGGATAGGTTGTGTGGTTGCTCATGGTTGGCTCATGGGGTGGTCCGCCACTGAACGCCAGCAGCATTCAAGGCTTCCCAACACAAAGTGAAAGCCCCGGAGACGTGCAAAGCATACACGATTCACATGAAACACGTCGTGGGCCATATGGCCGGGGGGTGACACGACAGCTGCTTAATACGATTAACACAGCGAGTCAAAGAATACGATCATTTTTAACAAGGCTGGCCGTTTTTATAAATGGCTACCAGGGGAAAGTAAGGTCCTTTCAGGTCAGAGGTTGCTGTCTGTCATTTTTTTACTGTCTGCCCCTTTGTGAGGGTCAAGGACAGATGGACGGCCTCAGTCAAAAGGCTCTTTTTTCAGAATGATTACGTGTCAGAAGCTTTTTGTCGTCATGGCAACCTTTAGTTGCTGTTCAATGTCTGTTATatgctgtgtgtggtgtgtttgaaaCTGTGTACGGTCAGTACTTACTGTTTGCTAGATTGATGAAGACAAATTTCAATATTATGTAAGTTGATCGGACTATAAAGTCATCTTACCTTTTCTTTGTTAGCCTTATATCTTTTTTAATCTTTACATCATTCTTTTATTTCAAAAACTGATTGGTATGAGCCTATGTGTTTTCATGGTCTTAACAGAACAATAATGCCGCACTGGACACAAGAAAAGTTTTACTTTTGGCTCCATGCAACCTTGGAACCATTTGAATCCACAAAACAAGGTAAAGAAAGAATCCTGGCAGTGAAAAGTTAAGCAGGTGCAGCCGCAATTCAAAAACTTTTAAAGTGGCCATCAATTTCTGCGAcggaataaataaacaatgtgaCAAATGTGATGCGGTCATCGCCATTACACACTCCAACGGTTGATTGGTAAGTGAAACATCAACCAGCCAATCAAGCCGAGAAAAAGCCCCGAAAACAAACCACACAAGTAAACGTCCATTCAGGCACAAGATTGataagcttgtgtgtgtactaGCCGAGCCCTTTGCTTAGTAGCTCTGTAGCGACGGGCGTGTCTAATTGAAAACTAATTTGGTTCAATGGATCACGGGAGAccatagtgggggggggggggggaaatggagGCCCAACAGGGTGTTGGTTTTCTACAGCAGATGAGCTGATGTGAGCTGCCATCTATTCTGACAGCACTCCAGTGCAAAAAAGGTTTTGGACAAATCAAATGCAAATTCTTGCAAATGTATGTTAAAATGTGATTTTGATCAGCAAGCCGTTCTGCACGCGTGCTGCGCGGCCTTGGATCCTTATCTCCGCGGGGAATGTAAATGCTAAGGGTTGCTCGTCGTGGATTGCGGCAAAAATTGGATATGTTGtgggattggtgtgtgtgtgtgtgtgtgtgtgtgtgtgtgcgcgcgcacgcggGTGTTCATATGCATTGATATGTCCTTCATTTGAGTTGTGATTAAAATAACGAAAGGTTTCCCATGATGATGCGTGGTGGAGGAAGCGTACCTCCGTCGGAGCGCTGCCTCTGGTCCGACCAGGAGCCCAGCAGCATGGCCGGGGGGATGGAGAGCACGGAGAGCACGGAGGTGTAGAGCAGGATCACCATGGAGGACGAGCGCTGCACCGACTGATGTGCCTCAGGGTAGGCCGCCAGGTCCTTGCACTCTGCGCTGGCCGGCCCGTACTGCTCACTGCAGATCtgcgctcacacacaagcacgtttTGCGTACGTTATTTGGCCGTTTTTTGGCAATTATGTCGAGGTATTGATACAGAGAGCGCCCTTCGTGGCCGTTTTGACTTGGACATCTCCGCTTGGTTTGTCGCTCTGTACATTTTATTGAATAGGAAACAACGGAGATCAATTCTAACATTAAAAAGGACACGCAGAGTTAGACAGCAGATGTTTGCGTAATCTATGTCATAATCAACTTGAAGGGCCGTACCCGTGTCAATCTTTACTGCAGGCGATTTCCAGCATTCCTCATCCAACACGCATTAGCAGCTGCCACCCAAAGCTATCGACTGCTGTTTATGGGGTGCTAAAGTGAAGCACTAAAGTAACTTATGTTGTCATTCCATACCCTCAACACTGTTACGTGGTCTTTAACTCCACAGATAATTCAAATAGACATACTTTTACAGCTGATAAAAGTGCCCgtgaaacataaaaaatatattaggtGACAATCTACCCTTTGTGTGAAATGTATCAAATGTTATTCAAATAGTATAgatataattaattattaactaaTTATTGCAACTGAAATGGGAACATTCGGAAAAACAATATGAAATGcacatgaaaataaaatatattgtcATTTAATTGAAAACCTGATAAAATAACTTAACAACTTCTACTAGGAGAAGTTGTTCCAATTTGTATCTAAATAAGGGTTGAAAACTCTTAAGGTCAAGGTTGCCCAGCCACATTAATTATACTGAGGAAAAAATGTAAACACCCGTTTTAGTGTGTGGAAATCCATGTTGCTATAGTAACGCAATTCTAATCACTGGGATATTAAGGCAGACCCCAATCCTGTTACAGACAGTCATGGTTTGTTGTTAAATGTCACTGATTACATATTTGAGCACCCTTTGCAAACTGCAATATTTTAGTAACAAATCATGATTAACGGTTCTACAGTCAGTGCCCAGAGCCAGTGAGGGGGCTCCcatggtggaggagcagggggattAATCAAACACACCCCGGTTTGTGCTCTGATTTGATTTCTAAGCAACACCTGTTGATTATTTAAGTGTTCTTTGGTTCGGGGTCCTTGGGTGTGATGACCAGGGTCGACCGAGTCCAAGGCATGTGAGCAAACCTGGGAGGTCATCGTCACTGCAGTGCAATTTAGAAACACAGAGCAGAATACTGATTGGTCTGAGGGTTATCAAGTGGCCGTGATGTTGGAGAAAGCGAGACCGGTTTGGTTATCGGGGTACGTTAATGTGCGGTCGTCTTCCCAATTGTTAAGATAGCGTAGATCTAGATGAAAGgttaatacaaataatgatgtttttatttttgtaatgctATTGATCTGTGCTTTAAGGTGCCGAATGTTgtgattgttttattttttattttattcaaagctTGAATCTGTCAACTTGAGTGCAGCGCAAGTTAGGTCATTGGGAAATGGATCCAAGTTCAAACAAAGTGTGCATCTCCGCAGACATTTGAAAAACATTGACTTAGCGAGTCAAAGCTAGTCCGCACCCTCACCTCCAGTCACATGATTCAAAACATAATGTTATCTTAACCCAAACTCGACCATCCTTGAGTAATACATGCACTTGGCCTGTTTTATTTCCCATAGCCTTCCTGATTCGAAAAGCATGGCTTTGTCAATGTCAAGTCAATTCCAGAAGCTGGTAGCGTGGGCGTCAGGGGATTAGTTTTTCGAGAGAAAGGGACGTTACTTGAGCTCTTTTCTCCCCCCCATGGATTTTCTCCTTCAGGTTTTGTTTGTTCATTTTGAGAGGAGCCTCCCGGGGTTATTTGATGCTCAAGTGTACCTTGTGGTTTTAAAAGAAGGATCCTCGCAGCAGGGCACTTAGTTATCTTATGATTGATCTACTCAAACCTTAACAGACCCGTGGTTATGAAAGCAGATTAAAGGGATACAGGCTTGTGCAGCAGTCTATATCCATACAGGACAATTTAGATAAATATGCAAAAATCGATTATATAAATACAATACCTACAAATGCATATATTTGAGGTCGTCTGGTCTATATGTTGGTGGCAGATTTAACTGGCACAATtag belongs to Gadus chalcogrammus isolate NIFS_2021 chromosome 5, NIFS_Gcha_1.0, whole genome shotgun sequence and includes:
- the zgc:174356 gene encoding proton-coupled folate transporter isoform X1; this translates as MAISVARLRSIVTVEPVILLYMTALFLVTPAYQQLIISKICSEQYGPASAECKDLAAYPEAHQSVQRSSSMVILLYTSVLSVLSIPPAMLLGSWSDQRQRSDGGFRGSRRSLVLLLPCILSLASGGLLIAIAMVDQLGVLWMLMAAGLVGLSGGTSSLFLSSFSYLADLTASNEGVNRTLRMAVAEAMVFVGGTIGFLLGGYLEEQDWGMVIAFSSFCGCQLLSIVYILVWLRDPIIPARLTSSYGSINPSSEDDATPSILSHARRSLAVVFKERPDRGRFKLLLLIVCTFINNLVAVGETTISLLYLSYEPRNFSTQLYGIFHSIRMLLLGAVLLLVFPLLLKRVSEQTLAKVSALFRSAALFLMAFSTNTWMVFLVCVIGAPSGIGQAVVRSLSSAIVEEHEQGAMFSFSASVEALCILLAGLLFNGLYPLTLATVAGMPFVVMATLMLVVFILMQWISESPATHPRLLLSD
- the zgc:174356 gene encoding proton-coupled folate transporter isoform X2, translated to MAISVARLRSIVTVEPVILLYMTALFLVTPAYQQLIISKICSEQYGPASAECKDLAAYPEAHQSVQRSSSMVILLYTSVLSVLSIPPAMLLGSWSDQRQRSDGGFRGSRRSLVLLLPCILSLASGGLLIAIAMVDQLGVLWMLMAAGLVGLSGGTSSLFLSSFSYLADLTASNEGVNRTLRMAVAEAMVFVGGTIGFLLGGYLEEQDWGMVIAFSSFCGCQLLSIVYILVWLRDPIIPARLTSSYGSINPSSEDDATPSILSHARRSLAVVFKERPDRGRFKLLLLIVCTFINNLVAVGETTISLLYLSYEPRNFSTQLYGIFHSIRMLLLGAVLLLVFPLLLKRVSEQTLAKVSALFRSAALFLMAFSTNTWMVFLGAMFSFSASVEALCILLAGLLFNGLYPLTLATVAGMPFVVMATLMLVVFILMQWISESPATHPRLLLSD